One genomic region from uncultured Cohaesibacter sp. encodes:
- a CDS encoding GntR family transcriptional regulator encodes MARIERRTTTSIVADELRNRILNGDIKEGAQVRQEAVAHELGVSRIPVREALRLLEAEGLITLVSHKGAEVTRLEPSEIEELFEIRTMLEVWLFEHSIPAITEEDFAEAQSSLDAMRHAPVKEWGPLNWQFHSALYRAANKPTTLKLLKRVHDNADRYVRLQFTLSKDAQERAHQQHQAIVDAAHMKDSYLAGRLLSDHINNVKGQIIASVEAMRE; translated from the coding sequence ATGGCTCGAATAGAAAGACGCACCACAACCAGCATTGTGGCTGACGAACTTAGAAATCGCATTCTCAATGGCGACATCAAAGAAGGTGCTCAGGTCCGACAGGAAGCTGTGGCGCATGAATTGGGTGTCAGCCGTATCCCTGTGCGTGAAGCACTCAGGCTTCTTGAAGCCGAAGGGTTGATAACGCTTGTCTCCCACAAGGGAGCTGAGGTGACCCGCCTTGAACCTTCCGAGATTGAGGAATTGTTTGAAATCAGGACCATGCTTGAAGTGTGGTTGTTCGAGCATTCGATTCCCGCAATCACGGAGGAGGATTTTGCCGAAGCCCAAAGCTCTCTGGATGCCATGCGTCATGCTCCGGTCAAGGAGTGGGGGCCTCTCAATTGGCAATTTCACAGTGCCCTGTATCGCGCAGCCAACAAGCCGACCACACTTAAGCTATTGAAACGTGTTCATGACAATGCTGATCGATATGTGCGCCTTCAGTTTACGCTCTCTAAGGATGCTCAGGAACGCGCCCATCAGCAGCATCAGGCCATTGTTGATGCCGCTCATATGAAAGACAGCTATCTTGCAGGTCGGTTGCTTTCTGATCACATCAACAATGTGAAGGGACAGATCATTGCCTCGGTCGAGGCAATGCGGGAATAA
- the gph gene encoding phosphoglycolate phosphatase (PGP is an essential enzyme in the glycolate salvage pathway in higher organisms (photorespiration in plants). Phosphoglycolate results from the oxidase activity of RubisCO in the Calvin cycle when concentrations of carbon dioxide are low relative to oxygen. This enzyme is a member of the Haloacid Dehalogenase (HAD) superfamily of aspartate-nucleophile hydrolase enzymes (PF00702).) has translation MTDSRFSCVLFDLDGTLVDTAPDLTGALNHVLAQHDLAPFSVQKVRNTVGFGARITIERSFAHYGKTLSEEALDLAHAQFLAHYSENICKNSTLFPGVDTVLEDFKSNGIRMSVCTNKTENLSLDLLEQIGVSHYFSSICGSDTVPNKKPHPDHIFSAINRAGGITEESILIGDSLADVESARAAGIPVIVMRYGYTAIPSEELGADLVLDEFGQIPTALQELSL, from the coding sequence ATGACTGACAGCCGTTTTTCCTGCGTTTTGTTTGATCTCGATGGCACACTTGTCGACACGGCCCCTGACCTTACGGGCGCCCTCAATCATGTTCTTGCCCAGCATGATCTGGCCCCCTTCTCTGTTCAGAAGGTTAGAAATACCGTTGGGTTTGGCGCAAGGATTACCATCGAACGCAGCTTTGCCCATTATGGAAAAACGCTCTCAGAGGAGGCTCTGGATTTGGCGCACGCACAATTTCTTGCCCATTATAGTGAGAATATCTGCAAGAACAGCACCCTTTTTCCCGGCGTTGACACTGTATTGGAAGACTTCAAGAGCAATGGCATACGCATGAGCGTGTGCACCAACAAAACCGAAAATCTGTCATTGGATCTGCTGGAACAAATCGGCGTCTCCCACTATTTCAGTTCCATTTGTGGCTCTGATACCGTCCCCAACAAGAAACCCCACCCCGATCACATTTTTTCTGCCATCAATCGTGCCGGGGGTATTACCGAAGAATCCATCCTGATTGGAGACAGCTTGGCAGATGTGGAATCCGCACGCGCTGCCGGTATCCCCGTCATTGTCATGCGCTATGGCTACACAGCAATTCCGTCAGAAGAGCTTGGAGCGGATCTGGTTCTTGATGAATTTGGCCAAATTCCAACAGCTCTTCAAGAATTGTCTCTTTGA
- the rpiA gene encoding ribose-5-phosphate isomerase RpiA, protein MMSEQLKRQAAAAALEFVEDGMKLGIGTGSTALHFVELLGEKVAAGMKIIGVPTSERTAELCKKNGVPLTTLEETPQLDLTVDGADEIDPKMRLIKGGGGALLREKIVASASKNMIVIADKTKIVDALGAFPLPIEVMPFGLGSTMIALQDVCKRFGMQGSLTQRKAVDGTNFVTDGQHFIIDATFGRISDVEGLDTALRAIPGVVETGLFVGIASKAVVAGEDGVSIIDPVS, encoded by the coding sequence ATCATGAGTGAACAGCTGAAAAGACAGGCAGCGGCTGCTGCATTGGAATTTGTTGAAGATGGCATGAAGCTTGGTATCGGTACCGGCTCGACCGCCCTTCACTTTGTTGAGCTTCTGGGGGAGAAAGTGGCCGCCGGTATGAAAATCATCGGAGTGCCCACATCGGAACGCACCGCTGAACTGTGCAAGAAAAACGGCGTACCACTCACCACGCTGGAAGAAACCCCGCAGCTTGATCTTACGGTTGATGGCGCTGATGAGATCGACCCGAAGATGCGCCTTATCAAAGGTGGCGGCGGAGCACTCCTGCGTGAGAAGATCGTTGCCTCGGCTTCCAAAAACATGATCGTAATCGCCGACAAAACCAAGATCGTCGACGCGCTTGGCGCCTTTCCCCTTCCAATCGAAGTCATGCCCTTCGGGCTTGGCTCTACCATGATTGCGCTGCAAGATGTCTGCAAGCGGTTTGGCATGCAGGGCTCTCTGACCCAGCGCAAAGCAGTTGATGGCACGAATTTCGTGACAGATGGCCAGCATTTCATTATTGATGCAACATTTGGCCGTATTTCAGATGTAGAGGGACTGGACACGGCATTGCGTGCGATCCCGGGTGTGGTAGAAACCGGATTGTTCGTTGGTATCGCCTCTAAAGCAGTTGTCGCTGGCGAAGACGGTGTGTCGATCATAGACCCCGTTAGTTAA
- a CDS encoding DUF2059 domain-containing protein, whose amino-acid sequence MKKSALASMLSAAVICAGMSASAFAQDANAQAESTTEQSTQVVDTHMQAAIDVVEQTGTVPPFDDTLKQIVLNSKRWLIRENPSAEKDIIATVDEISKKYEDQRPQMVRAIAVAWTRYLKEDELKEVLAFFKTPTGQKFANYQPRILGESVRGVQEFSAILTNIIVKTAKQDLNKKGYKFSE is encoded by the coding sequence ATGAAAAAATCTGCCCTTGCTTCCATGCTCTCTGCTGCTGTGATTTGCGCTGGCATGTCTGCTTCGGCTTTCGCTCAGGATGCCAACGCGCAAGCTGAAAGCACAACGGAACAGTCAACACAGGTGGTTGATACCCATATGCAGGCGGCAATCGATGTTGTCGAACAGACCGGTACGGTCCCTCCGTTTGATGATACCTTGAAGCAAATTGTGCTCAATTCCAAACGCTGGTTGATCCGCGAAAATCCGTCTGCAGAAAAAGACATCATTGCCACTGTCGATGAAATTTCAAAGAAGTATGAAGATCAACGCCCTCAGATGGTGCGTGCCATCGCTGTTGCGTGGACGCGTTACCTGAAAGAGGATGAACTAAAGGAAGTTCTGGCCTTCTTCAAAACGCCAACCGGTCAGAAATTCGCAAACTATCAGCCACGAATTCTTGGCGAATCTGTACGTGGTGTTCAGGAATTTTCCGCAATTCTGACAAATATTATCGTAAAAACTGCGAAGCAAGACCTGAACAAGAAGGGTTACAAATTCTCCGAATAG
- the gor gene encoding glutathione-disulfide reductase, translating to MSEFDYDLFVIGAGSGGVRAARMAATYGAKVAVAEEYRVGGTCVIRGCVPKKLMVYASKFAHEFEDAKGFGWTVGETSFDWKTLIERKDAEITRLNGLYIKNLERHDVEVIQSRAEIQAPHRIWLSGEERHVTAKYILVATGGHPNMPTDLPGVEHLITSNEVFNLEKLPERVVVVGAGYIALEFAGIFNGLGAETTVLYRGEEILRGFDDDVRETLHEEMENRGVQILTHDNLASVERHDEGLTVTTTSGRTLQADQVLCAIGRSPYTTGLGLETVGVDLASNGAVKVDEYNRTNIDHIFSVGDVTDRVNLTPVAIREGAALAETLFNDNPTTMDYDNIATAVFTQPEIGTVGMTEAEAEKAYGNLDVYVAKFRPMKNTLAGNDEKMLMKVIVAADSDKVVGCHILGPDAGEMSQLLGIAIKMGATKADFDATVAVHPTAAEELVTMKEPTRRLRK from the coding sequence ATGAGTGAATTTGATTATGATCTGTTTGTAATTGGGGCGGGCTCCGGTGGCGTTCGTGCAGCCCGCATGGCTGCTACCTATGGTGCGAAGGTTGCGGTCGCCGAGGAATATCGGGTCGGCGGCACGTGCGTTATTCGGGGGTGTGTTCCCAAAAAACTGATGGTTTATGCGTCCAAGTTCGCCCATGAATTTGAAGATGCAAAAGGCTTTGGTTGGACCGTTGGGGAAACATCCTTCGACTGGAAAACACTCATCGAGCGCAAGGATGCCGAGATCACGCGCCTCAATGGTCTCTATATCAAGAATCTTGAGCGCCATGATGTGGAAGTCATCCAGTCACGTGCCGAAATTCAGGCCCCGCACCGTATCTGGCTGTCTGGTGAAGAACGCCACGTAACGGCCAAATATATTCTTGTTGCGACAGGTGGCCACCCGAACATGCCGACGGATCTGCCCGGCGTGGAGCATCTCATCACCTCGAACGAAGTGTTTAATCTGGAGAAATTGCCCGAGCGGGTCGTTGTTGTCGGGGCTGGCTATATCGCTCTTGAATTTGCTGGCATTTTCAATGGCCTTGGTGCCGAAACAACCGTTCTATATCGCGGCGAAGAAATCTTGCGCGGCTTTGATGATGACGTGCGCGAGACTTTGCATGAAGAAATGGAGAATCGCGGTGTTCAAATTCTGACACATGACAATCTCGCCTCTGTCGAGCGTCATGATGAAGGCCTGACGGTGACAACTACCTCCGGTCGAACCCTTCAGGCAGATCAGGTGCTTTGTGCCATCGGGCGATCGCCTTATACCACCGGCCTTGGTCTGGAAACTGTAGGCGTAGACCTTGCCAGCAATGGCGCCGTCAAGGTGGACGAGTATAACCGGACCAACATTGATCACATCTTCTCTGTGGGCGATGTGACCGACCGGGTCAATCTCACACCGGTCGCCATTCGCGAGGGTGCCGCTTTGGCCGAGACCCTCTTCAATGACAATCCAACCACCATGGATTACGATAATATCGCAACAGCTGTTTTCACCCAGCCTGAAATCGGCACGGTTGGTATGACAGAAGCCGAAGCCGAGAAGGCCTATGGTAATCTGGATGTCTATGTGGCCAAATTCCGGCCCATGAAAAACACGCTCGCTGGCAATGATGAGAAAATGCTCATGAAGGTCATTGTCGCAGCCGATAGTGATAAAGTGGTTGGCTGTCACATACTTGGGCCGGATGCGGGCGAGATGTCGCAGCTGCTTGGTATTGCCATCAAGATGGGGGCAACCAAGGCGGACTTTGACGCAACGGTTGCTGTCCATCCGACAGCTGCTGAAGAGCTGGTCACCATGAAAGAGCCGACCCGCCGTCTGCGCAAATAA
- a CDS encoding N-acetyltransferase, with product MANGEMGDDKKAKDASQGDQTQDAPPFTLRPILPNDVEAATLCGLEAWQSSIGECLEAFSHDQFIALQEAFRLYLCSFASGAVEAGERLIVAELDGAICGFCGYDDHKGYLSDLWVSPVWQGKGVAQALLHEMRSTMQNQGRRFLTLEVLAQNHRAFAFYKKHGFVETKRRVKYDPVLKRRHMKIWMMQRL from the coding sequence GTGGCTAACGGTGAGATGGGGGACGACAAGAAAGCGAAAGACGCAAGCCAAGGGGATCAAACCCAGGATGCGCCGCCGTTTACTTTAAGACCCATCTTGCCCAACGATGTCGAGGCCGCCACCTTGTGCGGCCTTGAAGCCTGGCAGAGCTCCATAGGGGAGTGTCTGGAAGCTTTCTCCCACGATCAGTTTATAGCTTTGCAAGAGGCCTTCCGGCTCTATCTCTGTTCTTTTGCTTCTGGTGCTGTTGAGGCCGGGGAGAGGCTTATCGTCGCAGAGTTGGACGGTGCGATCTGCGGATTTTGTGGCTATGACGACCACAAGGGCTATCTATCAGATCTCTGGGTGTCTCCTGTCTGGCAGGGCAAGGGTGTTGCTCAGGCACTCCTGCATGAAATGCGCAGCACGATGCAAAACCAAGGGCGACGTTTTCTCACATTGGAAGTCCTCGCCCAAAATCATCGCGCCTTTGCCTTCTACAAAAAGCATGGCTTTGTTGAAACAAAGCGGCGCGTGAAATATGATCCGGTCTTGAAAAGAAGACACATGAAAATATGGATGATGCAGAGGCTGTGA
- a CDS encoding gamma-glutamylcyclotransferase family protein, protein MTLEDVLASPEEWVAYFGYGSLVNDKTRNVESFGIAVRLKGYKRHWSVWEASPERKALGLHGAVALSVTPCEQAYCDGLLVFDRKEHLPQVDQREAHYSRVRIRTDDMQSEQALTDLVDYYIYVGQPALTNASDPKFPILQSYIDAVMQGFFDKFGEAGVKRFVEETEGWHIPVLADRHRPIYPRSVTLQPEEEVMIDRYVSISGAPMVSMEQIG, encoded by the coding sequence GTGACTTTGGAAGATGTCCTCGCCAGCCCCGAAGAATGGGTGGCCTATTTCGGTTATGGCTCTCTCGTCAATGACAAAACAAGAAATGTAGAAAGCTTTGGTATTGCTGTAAGGCTGAAGGGCTATAAGCGCCATTGGTCCGTCTGGGAAGCTAGCCCGGAACGCAAGGCTCTCGGGTTGCACGGAGCCGTGGCCCTGTCTGTGACGCCTTGTGAGCAGGCCTATTGCGACGGGTTGCTTGTCTTTGATCGCAAGGAGCATCTGCCTCAAGTGGATCAGCGCGAAGCGCATTATAGCCGCGTCCGGATCAGGACAGACGATATGCAGAGTGAACAAGCTTTGACTGATCTTGTCGATTATTACATCTATGTTGGTCAACCGGCGCTGACCAATGCGTCCGATCCGAAATTCCCGATTTTGCAGTCTTACATTGATGCCGTAATGCAAGGCTTTTTCGATAAGTTCGGCGAAGCTGGTGTTAAGAGATTCGTTGAAGAAACCGAAGGCTGGCATATTCCGGTGCTTGCAGACCGTCATCGTCCAATCTATCCGCGCAGTGTGACATTGCAGCCCGAGGAAGAAGTGATGATTGATCGCTACGTGTCTATCAGTGGTGCGCCAATGGTCAGCATGGAGCAAATCGGCTGA
- a CDS encoding phosphatidylserine decarboxylase, protein MTIIDSIRKSVVPIHPEGHKFIAIFAVATVILGWFVSALFWIGLFLTLWCCYFFRDPARVTPLKKGLVISPADGIVSGVGLATPPKELGLSNEPMMRVSVFMNVFNVHVNRAPIKGKVMKVAYKPGKFLNAELDKASEDNERNSLILDTEYGPVGVTQIAGLVARRIVCWSEEGENLPTGERFGLIRFGSRVDVYLPSHIVPIVVEGQTMIAGETILANMEGVQESIGAHREQ, encoded by the coding sequence GTGACGATTATCGATTCCATCCGCAAGAGCGTGGTTCCCATTCACCCTGAAGGACACAAGTTCATTGCGATCTTCGCCGTGGCAACGGTCATTCTCGGATGGTTCGTTTCTGCCTTGTTCTGGATCGGCCTGTTTTTGACCCTCTGGTGCTGCTATTTCTTCCGCGATCCTGCGCGTGTGACGCCTCTCAAAAAGGGACTCGTCATTTCCCCGGCAGATGGCATCGTTTCTGGAGTTGGTCTTGCCACTCCTCCCAAGGAATTGGGGCTGAGCAACGAGCCGATGATGCGTGTTTCCGTTTTCATGAATGTGTTCAACGTCCATGTGAACCGTGCCCCCATCAAGGGCAAGGTCATGAAGGTGGCTTACAAGCCGGGCAAGTTTCTCAATGCAGAACTCGACAAGGCCAGCGAAGATAACGAGCGTAACAGCTTGATTCTTGATACGGAATATGGTCCGGTCGGAGTGACGCAGATTGCAGGGCTTGTGGCACGTCGCATTGTTTGCTGGTCCGAGGAGGGCGAAAACCTGCCTACAGGTGAACGCTTCGGTCTTATCCGTTTTGGCAGCCGCGTGGATGTTTATTTGCCTTCACACATCGTGCCGATTGTTGTGGAAGGGCAAACAATGATTGCCGGTGAAACCATTCTCGCCAACATGGAAGGCGTGCAAGAGAGCATCGGCGCCCATAGAGAGCAATAA
- a CDS encoding phosphatidylcholine/phosphatidylserine synthase, whose protein sequence is MADDQDHGINNPFQAFDPDENRPRQGFKAVPFRLIAPNLVTLMALCAGLTGIRMAIDGRFETALVSIAAAAFLDGIDGRVARMLKGQSRFGAELDSLTDFVNFGVAPALILHVWILHAFQSIGWIGSLLFAIAMVLRLARFNVALDDKNQPAWKKNFFVGVPAPAGALCVLAPIYLELSGLPHSDLAAPIVLVYTLFIAMLVVSTVPSYSGKTVGLRIPRANVLPLILGVVAFVAILFSYPWMTMTVLVLIYLASIPFARRSWYRHDRQMPEDNPITDGMVADADDMDDDDD, encoded by the coding sequence ATGGCAGACGATCAAGATCACGGCATCAACAATCCGTTTCAAGCTTTTGATCCGGATGAAAATCGCCCCAGACAGGGCTTCAAAGCCGTTCCTTTTCGCTTGATCGCTCCCAACCTTGTGACCCTTATGGCGCTATGCGCAGGCCTGACGGGTATTCGCATGGCAATCGACGGGCGCTTTGAAACGGCGCTGGTGTCAATTGCGGCCGCTGCTTTTCTCGACGGTATCGATGGGCGCGTGGCCCGCATGCTCAAAGGGCAGTCCCGCTTCGGGGCCGAGTTGGATTCGCTGACCGATTTCGTCAATTTCGGTGTCGCTCCGGCTCTTATCCTACATGTCTGGATTCTTCATGCCTTCCAGTCCATCGGCTGGATCGGATCCTTGCTGTTTGCCATTGCCATGGTTTTGAGGCTTGCTCGTTTCAACGTCGCTCTGGATGACAAAAACCAGCCTGCTTGGAAGAAGAATTTCTTCGTTGGCGTGCCTGCACCAGCCGGCGCACTTTGTGTTCTGGCTCCGATTTATCTGGAACTGTCCGGCTTGCCACATTCCGATCTTGCGGCGCCTATTGTGCTTGTCTATACGCTCTTCATCGCCATGCTTGTGGTCTCCACGGTGCCAAGCTATTCGGGTAAAACCGTCGGCCTGCGTATTCCGCGTGCCAATGTGTTGCCGCTCATCCTTGGCGTAGTGGCGTTTGTTGCCATCCTCTTTTCCTATCCGTGGATGACAATGACGGTGCTCGTTTTGATCTATCTGGCATCGATTCCGTTTGCCCGTCGCTCTTGGTATCGCCATGACAGGCAGATGCCGGAAGACAATCCGATCACGGACGGTATGGTCGCAGACGCAGATGATATGGATGACGACGACGACTGA
- a CDS encoding PadR family transcriptional regulator → MITEEFSPSGRRQGRRRDCDASGPHGHQFPEQAMMLRGRGHKGRGTDGWPEGFAASGDPSGRGGFMGGRGAGRGGHSGGRGFGNGGGGRRRGRFLNHGDIRLLALALIEHEPRHGYDIIKEVEALTDSFYAPSPGVIYPTLTYLEEAGYCAVESDGNKKRYAITPEGLTFLDEHRAEANRIIEKLKALVARAKQEDPSHGANATSLPLSVETALLNLRETAAQKLKDDPSASMTIVQKLLTVAEEL, encoded by the coding sequence ATGATTACAGAAGAATTTTCTCCCTCAGGTCGCAGACAGGGACGGCGCAGAGATTGCGACGCCAGTGGGCCTCATGGTCACCAATTTCCAGAACAAGCCATGATGCTGCGCGGAAGAGGACACAAGGGACGCGGAACCGATGGTTGGCCAGAAGGCTTTGCAGCGTCCGGAGATCCATCCGGTCGTGGCGGCTTCATGGGCGGTCGTGGAGCTGGCCGTGGTGGTCACTCCGGCGGTCGAGGCTTTGGCAATGGTGGGGGCGGTCGACGTCGTGGCCGTTTCCTGAACCATGGCGACATTCGCCTGTTGGCTCTGGCCCTTATTGAACATGAACCACGCCATGGCTATGACATCATCAAGGAAGTGGAAGCACTTACGGACAGCTTCTACGCCCCAAGCCCGGGGGTTATCTACCCTACCCTTACCTATCTTGAAGAAGCCGGCTATTGCGCGGTTGAGAGTGATGGCAACAAAAAGCGTTACGCCATCACACCCGAAGGGCTGACATTTCTTGATGAACATCGGGCCGAGGCCAATCGCATTATCGAAAAGCTTAAGGCATTGGTGGCACGCGCAAAGCAAGAAGACCCAAGTCATGGGGCCAACGCAACGTCTCTGCCGCTCAGCGTCGAGACAGCCCTGTTGAACTTGCGAGAAACAGCAGCACAAAAGCTAAAGGATGACCCTTCGGCCTCAATGACAATTGTGCAGAAGCTTCTGACTGTTGCCGAAGAGCTTTAG